A DNA window from Myxocyprinus asiaticus isolate MX2 ecotype Aquarium Trade chromosome 15, UBuf_Myxa_2, whole genome shotgun sequence contains the following coding sequences:
- the LOC127453166 gene encoding uncharacterized protein LOC127453166, whose product MNRVEEWVLENKGKIEKGVEIMGQGCEVLAATVGQFHPILEAVFVASAELLSNPDGKEAKYLAEQFERINQKLEGIRDEIDKIALEMQRTSMNKQNFDREAQMISQYEKFQDFVNAKPKFKEKKKEKFLSHYENTNGDLNIDALYNAVTGENTSGDAMLDTVVTTEQRSRRAVEEFCARLKKLFVVGIIAVMGHTALKEGAVGEAMVKKWQDRMEEVEKRMKAAVDDCIENFPQQAKTDVERQLVERQGSVDPEFTKFLLDILAKKYDWVSWSVRVFNHSGIFFWNWLAGKKYHGRGGGGNFFDLLTSNNIRIVVSFSADPKPINKSQLLDQIESQKLKGNMVSVAQTLCNTLPNTVVHAVSRYKKVEEKNNFQPECYYFGMHRRAYLCIHSE is encoded by the coding sequence ATGAATCGGGTGGAAGAATGGGTTCTGGAAAACAAAGGCAAGATCGAGAAAGGAGTGGAAATCATGGGGCAAGGTTGTGAGGTTTTAGCAGCCACGGTGGGACAGTTCCACCCCATTTTGGAGGCCGTGTTTGTAGCCTCCGCTGAACTCCTTAGCAACCCAGATGGTAAAGAGGCCAAGTACCTTGCAGAGCAGTTTGAAAGGATCAACCAGAAACTTGAAGGCATCCGAGATGAGATCGACAAAATTGCTTTGGAGATGCAGCGGACGTCCATGAACAAGCAGAACTTTGACCGTGAGGCACAAATGATCAGTCAGTATGAGAAGTTCCAAGACTTTGTCAATGCTAAGCCCAAGTTCAAGGAGAAAAAGAAGGAGAAGTTTCTAAGCCACTATGAGAACACCAATGGAGATCTGAACATTGACGCCTTGTACAATGCCGTAACTGGAGAGAATACCTCTGGAGATGCCATGTTAGACACAGTAGTGACCACAGAGCAACGAAGCAGAAGAGCGGTGGAGGAGTTCTGTGCCAGGCTCAAGAAGCTGTTTGTTGTTGGAATTATAGCTGTCATGGGTCACACTGCCCTAAAAGAGGGGGCGGTAGGCGAGGCCATGGTCAAGAAATGGCAGGATCGCATGGAGGAGGTAGAAAAACGGATGAAAGCTGCAGTGGATGACTGCATTGAGAATTTTCCCCAGCAGGCTAAGACGGATGTGGAACGTCAGCTTGTAGAGCGACAAGGCAGCGTTGACCCTGAGTTTACCAAATTTCTACTGGATATCCTTGCCAAGAAATATGACTGGGTTTCCTGGTCCGTTCGGGTCTTCAACCACAGTGGCATATTCTTCTGGAATTGGCTCGCCGGCAAAAAGTACCACGGACGAGGGGGAGGTGGCAACTTTTTTGACCTTTTGACCTCGAACAACATCAGAATTGTGGTTTCTTTCAGTGCCGATCCAAAACCGATCAACAAAAGTCAGCTGCTAGATCAAATTGAGTCACAGAAGCTAAAGGGAAACATGGTGTCTGTGGCTCAGACTCTGTGCAACACTCTTCCCAACACCGTAGTGCATGCCGTTAGTCGCTATAAGAAAGTAGAAGAGAAAAACAACTTCCAACCGGAATGCTACTACTTTGGGATGCACAGAAGGGCATACCTCTGCATTCATTCTGAATAG